The Anaerobacillus alkaliphilus genome contains a region encoding:
- a CDS encoding ThiF family adenylyltransferase, with amino-acid sequence MVSKDRYSRQVLFQPIGEEGQRKLANKKILIVGMGALGTVLANHLVRAGVGHVRFADRDYVEKSNLQRQMLFDEDDVIEALPKAVAAQNRLQKINSDVLVEGIVTDVTLQNIEELMEGVDLVLDGTDNFQTRFLINDACYQKGIPFVYGGAVSSRGMSAIFIPGVTPCLRCFIGGGNSAGQTCDTIGVISPVVDIVASFQAIEALKYLTDNHDVQRKSLITFDVWKHHMYEMKFSKRKENCPTCSLNEYPALQGDQEQTVTSLCGRETVQINLGQKLNIEEWAEKLAKVADVTKTPFLVRANLPEGERLVLFPDGRTLVQGTEDIARAKSLYARYIGL; translated from the coding sequence ATGGTAAGTAAAGATCGATATTCTAGGCAGGTTCTTTTTCAACCTATAGGCGAAGAAGGACAAAGAAAATTGGCAAATAAAAAGATCTTAATTGTTGGAATGGGAGCATTGGGGACTGTGCTTGCAAATCACCTTGTTCGAGCGGGAGTTGGGCATGTTCGTTTTGCGGATAGAGATTATGTGGAAAAAAGCAACCTTCAAAGACAAATGCTTTTTGATGAAGATGATGTGATTGAAGCATTACCAAAAGCAGTAGCTGCACAAAACCGGTTACAAAAAATAAATTCGGATGTGTTGGTCGAAGGTATTGTTACCGACGTAACACTGCAAAATATCGAGGAATTGATGGAAGGTGTTGACTTGGTTTTAGACGGGACCGATAATTTTCAGACTCGGTTCTTAATTAATGATGCTTGCTATCAAAAAGGTATACCATTTGTTTATGGTGGAGCAGTTAGTTCAAGAGGGATGTCAGCAATCTTCATTCCGGGAGTAACCCCTTGTTTACGTTGTTTTATCGGTGGTGGTAATTCAGCTGGACAAACATGTGACACAATTGGTGTCATATCGCCTGTGGTTGATATTGTAGCGTCGTTTCAGGCTATTGAAGCATTAAAATACTTAACCGATAATCATGACGTACAAAGAAAAAGTCTCATAACATTTGATGTATGGAAGCATCATATGTATGAAATGAAGTTTTCAAAAAGGAAAGAGAATTGTCCAACTTGTAGTCTAAATGAGTATCCTGCCCTACAAGGTGATCAAGAACAGACAGTTACTTCTCTTTGTGGAAGAGAAACAGTCCAAATTAATTTGGGCCAAAAGCTAAATATAGAGGAATGGGCTGAAAAGTTAGCAAAGGTTGCTGACGTTACAAAAACGCCATTTTTAGTTAGAGCTAATTTACCAGAGGGTGAAAGATTGGTTTTATTTCCAGATGGTAGGACCCTGGTTCAAGGAACTGAGGATATAGCTAGAGCAAAAAGTTTGTATGCAAGATATATCGGTTTGTAA
- a CDS encoding sugar phosphate nucleotidyltransferase, producing the protein MKGVIMAGGKGTRLRPLTCNIPKPMVPLCHKPVMEYGIELLKEYGITEIAVTLQYLPDIIKSYFGDGSQFGVNLHYFEETSPLGTAGSIKNAESFLDEPFVVISGDALTDFDLKKGIVFHQKKSALATIFMKQVSNPLDFGVIKTNEKNEIIRFLEKPNWNEVFSDTINTGIYVLDPEVFQYLEPGVRTDFSRDLFPLLLKEKKALYGYRAEGYWADVGSLATYRETQFDMLNKKVKVALTGKEVKSGVWIGENVIIEEGVTLNGPLSIGDGAVLRTGVIVDDNCVVGRNTVLSTNSSLKQSILWNDVYVGDKSELRGTTICRGTTLKHTVSLYEASAVGDHCTIGANVIVKPEVKVWPNKGIEEAVVVHTSKYVNRIRNIQRSQLIKTVGEIK; encoded by the coding sequence GCGCCTTCGTCCGTTAACATGTAATATACCAAAACCAATGGTTCCGCTCTGTCATAAACCAGTTATGGAGTATGGTATTGAACTGCTGAAAGAATATGGAATTACAGAAATTGCAGTAACACTACAGTATTTACCTGATATTATTAAAAGTTATTTTGGGGACGGAAGCCAATTTGGTGTTAATTTACATTACTTTGAAGAAACATCACCCTTAGGAACTGCTGGCAGTATTAAAAATGCAGAGTCATTTTTAGATGAGCCATTTGTTGTAATTAGTGGTGATGCATTGACTGATTTTGATTTGAAAAAGGGAATTGTATTTCACCAAAAGAAAAGTGCTTTGGCGACAATTTTTATGAAGCAAGTTTCTAATCCTTTAGATTTCGGTGTAATTAAGACCAATGAAAAAAATGAAATTATTAGATTTCTAGAAAAACCAAATTGGAATGAAGTTTTTAGTGATACGATAAATACGGGAATATATGTCTTAGATCCGGAAGTGTTTCAATACCTAGAGCCTGGTGTTCGGACTGATTTTAGTAGGGATTTATTCCCTCTCTTACTAAAAGAGAAAAAGGCGTTATATGGCTACAGAGCTGAGGGATACTGGGCTGATGTAGGAAGTCTTGCTACATATAGAGAAACACAATTTGATATGTTAAACAAAAAAGTAAAGGTAGCTCTAACAGGAAAAGAAGTCAAATCAGGGGTTTGGATTGGTGAGAACGTTATTATTGAAGAAGGTGTAACTTTAAACGGACCTTTATCTATTGGCGATGGTGCAGTTCTACGGACTGGTGTTATTGTCGACGATAATTGTGTTGTGGGTAGGAATACAGTTTTATCAACTAATAGTTCACTTAAGCAATCAATCCTCTGGAATGACGTTTATGTCGGAGATAAAAGTGAATTAAGAGGGACGACTATTTGTAGAGGAACGACACTTAAACATACTGTTTCTTTATATGAAGCCTCAGCTGTCGGAGATCACTGCACAATAGGAGCAAACGTTATTGTTAAACCAGAAGTAAAGGTTTGGCCAAATAAGGGAATAGAAGAAGCCGTAGTTGTTCATACGTCAAAGTATGTGAATAGAATTCGAAATATTCAGAGGTCTCAATTAATAAAAACGGTAGGTGAAATCAAATGA
- the rpmG gene encoding 50S ribosomal protein L33, protein MRVNITLACTETGDRNYITTKNKRNNPDRLELKKYSPRLKKMTLHRETK, encoded by the coding sequence ATGCGCGTAAATATTACATTAGCTTGTACAGAAACAGGTGATCGTAACTACATCACTACTAAAAATAAACGTAATAACCCAGATCGTCTTGAGTTAAAAAAATATAGCCCAAGATTAAAAAAAATGACTTTGCACCGCGAAACAAAGTAA
- a CDS encoding sodium:proton antiporter, with protein MFTTRNNNNNMLTTLLVTMLSVFFVYRYRYRIINIVLGTRWIRRLAVTGALQIPFIKNRLYARFMPF; from the coding sequence ATGTTTACTACTAGAAATAATAATAACAATATGTTGACAACTCTATTAGTTACTATGCTTTCTGTGTTCTTTGTTTATCGTTACCGATACCGTATTATTAACATTGTATTAGGAACAAGATGGATTCGTCGGTTAGCTGTCACAGGTGCTCTACAAATTCCATTTATCAAAAACCGTTTATATGCTCGGTTTATGCCATTTTAA
- a CDS encoding 5-formyltetrahydrofolate cyclo-ligase: MNKTVFRNKMKQRLLEMTDTEFLAFSENIKDKLLESTEWIEAKTVGITISTGREVDTKGIIEEGWRQQKRIVVPKCYPSRKEIKFYEITSYTELEDSFYSLKEPITNIAPLVSKEEIDLLIVPGIIFDKRGFRIGYGGGYYDRFLSNYQNKTLSLAFDFQIVNDIPTETHDIAVGKIIHNT, encoded by the coding sequence GTGAATAAAACTGTGTTCCGGAACAAAATGAAACAACGGCTCCTAGAGATGACAGATACTGAATTTTTAGCTTTCTCTGAGAATATTAAAGATAAGCTTCTAGAAAGTACTGAATGGATAGAAGCAAAAACAGTTGGTATTACTATTTCAACAGGCAGGGAAGTAGACACAAAAGGAATTATTGAGGAAGGATGGCGACAACAAAAGCGTATCGTTGTGCCAAAATGTTATCCTAGTAGAAAAGAAATAAAGTTTTATGAAATTACTTCATATACCGAGCTTGAAGATAGCTTTTATTCGTTAAAAGAGCCAATTACTAACATTGCTCCACTTGTTTCAAAAGAAGAGATAGACTTACTTATTGTTCCGGGTATCATTTTTGATAAACGAGGTTTTCGAATTGGGTATGGTGGAGGGTATTATGATCGCTTTTTAAGTAATTATCAAAATAAAACACTTTCATTAGCTTTTGATTTTCAAATTGTAAATGATATACCTACTGAAACACACGATATTGCTGTTGGGAAAATAATTCACAATACATAA
- a CDS encoding L-lactate dehydrogenase, translated as MNINKTTRVVVIGTGFVGSSYSFALLNQGITDEMVLLDLNKEKAEGDAMDLNHGMPFGSPMRIWAGEYSDCKDADIVVITAGANQGPGETRLDLIEKNAKIFKHIVGEVMKSGFNGVFLIATNPVDILSYATWKYSGLPMERVIGSGTILDTARFRFLLGKYFNIDSRSVHAYIMGEHGDTELPVWSHANIGGRPILTYFEEHKEGRKIEDLDEIFINVRDAAYHIIERKGATHYAIAMGLLRLTRAILRNENSVLTVSTLLQGEYGLDDIYIGVPAIVNSNGIREVLELNLSEEEKQKLHHSAKVLKEAMGPIQ; from the coding sequence ATGAATATCAATAAAACAACAAGGGTTGTAGTCATCGGCACTGGATTTGTAGGGTCAAGCTATTCATTTGCTCTTTTAAATCAGGGAATTACTGATGAAATGGTCCTACTTGACTTAAACAAAGAGAAGGCCGAGGGAGATGCTATGGACTTAAACCATGGCATGCCGTTTGGTTCACCTATGAGAATTTGGGCAGGGGAATATAGTGATTGTAAAGATGCAGATATTGTGGTGATTACAGCAGGAGCAAACCAAGGACCTGGAGAAACTCGCCTAGACCTTATTGAAAAAAACGCCAAAATCTTTAAGCATATTGTTGGGGAAGTTATGAAGAGTGGATTTAATGGGGTATTTTTAATCGCTACGAATCCTGTGGATATCCTGTCATACGCAACCTGGAAATATTCAGGATTGCCGATGGAACGAGTGATTGGTTCAGGAACGATTCTTGATACAGCACGTTTCCGCTTTTTATTAGGTAAATATTTCAATATCGATTCTAGAAGTGTTCATGCTTATATAATGGGAGAGCATGGTGACACTGAACTTCCTGTTTGGAGCCATGCGAACATTGGTGGAAGACCAATCTTAACATATTTTGAGGAACATAAGGAAGGGCGCAAGATTGAGGATCTTGATGAGATTTTCATTAATGTACGAGATGCTGCCTATCATATCATTGAACGTAAAGGGGCTACTCACTATGCAATTGCTATGGGATTGCTTCGTCTTACAAGAGCGATTCTTAGAAACGAGAACTCAGTATTAACGGTTTCTACCTTACTTCAAGGAGAATATGGCTTAGATGATATCTATATCGGTGTTCCAGCAATTGTAAATAGTAATGGTATTCGAGAAGTGTTGGAGTTAAATCTAAGTGAAGAAGAAAAACAAAAACTTCATCATTCTGCAAAAGTTTTAAAAGAAGCAATGGGGCCAATTCAATAG
- a CDS encoding HAD family hydrolase — translation MTMRWKTICFDLDNTLFSHEKAFEDAICFCFNSIIRNKNLTDKVSTKEWFPVFKKYSDLFWSDYEAGVITAKEYRRKRFLQSALHFQLPFTTSEADEFHNHYFFIVDDFSEPYPSLHTMMQTLVTANVKVGIITNGTADTQSNKINKLNLTQWLSNDCIFISEELKVFKPKREIFDLAKSRLQSDGGYLFVGDSWEHDVVGAINAGWDAIFLNTRSETPKSNHKPVYTSGTLAEVASFIYQENNLKG, via the coding sequence ATGACGATGAGATGGAAAACGATATGTTTTGATCTAGATAACACACTTTTTAGTCATGAAAAAGCGTTTGAGGATGCGATATGTTTTTGTTTTAATTCTATTATAAGAAATAAAAACCTAACTGATAAAGTAAGTACAAAAGAATGGTTTCCTGTATTTAAGAAGTATAGTGATTTATTTTGGTCTGATTATGAAGCCGGAGTCATTACCGCTAAAGAATATCGAAGAAAGCGTTTTTTGCAATCGGCTCTGCATTTTCAACTTCCGTTTACGACAAGTGAAGCGGACGAATTTCACAACCACTATTTCTTCATCGTAGATGATTTTAGTGAACCTTATCCAAGTTTACATACAATGATGCAAACATTAGTTACAGCAAATGTAAAAGTGGGTATTATTACCAACGGAACTGCCGATACTCAATCTAATAAGATAAATAAGTTAAATCTAACTCAATGGCTATCAAATGACTGTATTTTTATTTCGGAAGAGTTAAAGGTATTTAAACCTAAGAGAGAAATATTTGATTTAGCGAAAAGTAGACTGCAATCTGATGGTGGGTACCTTTTTGTAGGAGATTCATGGGAGCATGATGTGGTTGGTGCAATTAATGCAGGTTGGGATGCAATTTTCTTAAATACCCGAAGTGAAACACCTAAATCAAATCACAAACCTGTTTATACGAGTGGAACTCTAGCAGAAGTAGCTTCTTTTATCTATCAAGAAAATAATTTGAAAGGATGA